A single genomic interval of Takifugu flavidus isolate HTHZ2018 chromosome 19, ASM371156v2, whole genome shotgun sequence harbors:
- the tmem244 gene encoding transmembrane protein 244 yields MLLDYCCRCCGFTLIKRHGPVSLKTTPSDTWVVLQNLLMCMVCFYSLYYMVVSLCIGLLRAHEINSLLAPFDYTTQPSWQNPKFLVGVISTEVTYVLGGLVFAWIVEEWVWDYAITVTLLHIAMTVAVMSDLPSAEHWWIALGSGLVMMIFAGQFTAHKLFRSNFVYPSELQNF; encoded by the exons ATGTTGTTGGACTACTGCTGTCGTTGCTGTGGTTTCACACTCATCAAACGCCATGGGCCCGTCTCCCTCAAGACTACACCCAGTGATACCTGG GTTGTTTTGCAGAATCTGCTGATGTGCATGGTGTGCTTTTACTCCCTCTACTACATGGTGGTCAGCCTTTGCATCGGGCTGCTCAG GGCGCACGAGATCAACAGCTTGCTGGCTCCGTTTGATTACACAACACAACCGTCATGGCAGAATCCCAAATTCTTGG TTGGTGTAATCTCCACAGAAGTGACTTATGTCCTGGGGGGGCTGGTGTTTGCCTGGATTGTGGAGGAGTGGGTTTGGGATTATGCCATAACGGTCACATTGCTGCACATAGCGATGACTGtagcag TGATGTCAGACCTCCCCTCAGCGGAGCACTGGTGGATAGCTCTAG GTTCAGGCctggtgatgatgatatttGCAGGACAGTTCACGGCCCACAAACTGTTCCGAAGCAACTTTGTCTATCCATCTGAGCTCCAGAACTTCTAA
- the fkbp6 gene encoding inactive peptidyl-prolyl cis-trans isomerase FKBP6: MSGNGLIHSIRRLLNTEEQLRRPSPFNELRQQMSDVLGDGGILKELVQAGDGPPVPYNASVLMHYSGYLEYSNVPFETNTYQRFPKIMKLGRDVTLTGLEMGLLTMKKGEFSRFLFEPQYAYGDLGCPPLIPAFSVVLYEVHILDFLDSGQVDDFTAMSQDEQNTAPLSNLLEVVNTVRSFGNRCFNQSRYHDAKDHYKEAVALLGNREKQSDVEREKLNKALLPLYLNLSVTELRLERPHKALKYGNKALEINSGNTKALFRCGQAYMELQEYQTAQECLISAQAKRPFDSDINNLLRKVAMCHKDNLDKEKNMCSKMFRHMREK; encoded by the exons ATGTCAGGAAACGGGTTAATACACAGTATTCGACGCTTACTAAACACCGAAGAGCAGCTCAGGCGTCCG AGTCCATTTAATGAACTTCGCCAGCAGATGAGCGATGTTTTGGGGGATGGAGGGATTCTGAAAGAGCTGGTCCAAGCTGGAGATGGCCCACCTGTCCCCTACAATGCCTCCGTATTGA TGCATTACTCAGGCTACCTGGAGTATTCCAATGTGCCTTTTGAAACAAACACATATCAACGGTTTCCCAAGATCATGAAGTTAGGAAGAG ACGTGACACTGACCGGGCTGGAAATGGGTCTGCTGACGATGAAGAAAGGAGAGTTCTCTCGGTTCCTCTTCGAGCCCCAGTATGCATATGGGGACCTGGGTTGTCCTCCACTTATTCCTGCTTTTTCTGTAGTTTTATACGAGGTCCACATCCTTGACTTCCTCGACTCGGGACAAGTTGATGACTTTACTGCAATGAGTCAG GATGAGCAGAATACAGCTCCTCTGTCAAATCTCCTTGAAGTTGTCAACACAGTGCGCAGCTTTGGGAACCGTTGCTTCAACCAAAGCCGTTACCACGATGCCAAAGATCACTACAAAGAG GCTGTGGCTCTGCTGGGGAACCGGGAAAAACAGAGTGATGTGGAGAGGGAGAAGCTCAACAAAGCGCTGCTTCCTCTGTATTTGAACCTTTCCGTCACTGAGCTTCGCCTTGAGAGGCCACACAAAGCCCTGAAATATGGAAACAAAGCCTTGGAGATAAACTCCGGCAACACAAAGGCACTTTTCCGCTGTGGACAG GCTTacatggagctgcaggagtaccAGACTGCCCAGGAGTGCCTCATAAGTGCTCAAGCAAAAAGGCCCTTTGACAGTGACATTAACAACCTGCTGAGGAAAGTGGCAAT GTGCCACAAAGACAACCtggacaaagagaaaaacatgtgTTCCAAGATGTTCAGACACATGAGGGAGAAGTGA
- the arhgap18 gene encoding rho GTPase-activating protein 18 isoform X1 — protein sequence MSRDESHGVVLTGYHSNAELLPKVGPRAPARPSAVDPEPTAPSRRTGHYTIQQHQNTHGDQHGPSTTADGTKPTQPLPIPRTQPPCSSPRHSPRTLPSCQRCNSQDSLDELEMNDYWKEVENIASSERGAGRGDGEGDGEAHEEEHQKIPEEGEQAEAWLKEAGLEGLYDSSLEGNSDQEEDNVGFLSTLTRTQAAAVERRVKSAYQTQRRRNRQHVPDVRDIFKPPRMSDMPSKYEEGSENWKKDVTSASAETDTELNVEVAFSEQALTYRGNHQRSKFTSPKSPDDKLPNFKLLRDKTGQTRIGDLSLLDMKKVHRLVLVESTALFDTAGIDLKPHKAVKIKSRESGLFGVPLTSLLDQDQKRVPGTKVPFILQRLISHIEEQGLDTEGLLRIPGAATRVKALCQELESSFYDGTFPWEHLKQHDAASLLKLFIRELPHPLLTVEYLNAFIAIDKLPIKKQQLHALNLLVLLLPEANRDTLKTLVEFFQRVIDHQAENKMTLNNVSVIMAPNIFMFKGFRSKITEQQEYSMAAGTANIVRLLIRYQNLLWTIPKFIMNQVRQQNMENQRKQKERAVRKLLKMITTDKPSERTIPEESSQGFIRIHAPQFRKVSMAVELTEDLQASDVLTRFLSQDRSLVVKPEDLSLYEIGGNIKERCLDGETYMKDLIQLNPTAEWVIKVVQR from the exons ATGAGCCGGGACGAGTCCCACGGAGTGGTTTTAACGGGTTACCACAGTAACGCGGAATTGTTACCGAAAGTTGGACCGCGTGCACCCGCCCGTCCGTCAGCCGTGGACCCGGAGCCCACCGCGCCCAG TCGCAGAACGGGCCACTACAcgatccagcagcaccagaacacACACGGCGACCAGCATGGACCCTCCACGACCGCTGACGGGACAAAACCCACTCAGCCGCTGCCCATCCCGAGGACCCAGCCCCCCTGCAGCAGCCCCAGACACAGCCCCAGAACGCTGCCCTCGTGTCAGCGCTGCAACTCTCAG GACTCTCTAGACGAGCTGGAGATGAACGACTACTGGAAGGAAGTGGAGAACATCGCCAGCTCTGAacgaggagcaggaagaggggaCGGTGAAGGAGACGGGGAAGCGCACGAGGAGGAGCATCAGAAAATTCCTGAGG agGGTGAACAGGCAGAAGCATGGCTAAAGGAGGCGGGGCTTGAAGGGCTCTATGACAGCTCATTGGAGGGCAACTCGGATCAG GAAGAAGACAACGTGGGGTTCCTGTCGACACTGACCAGAACGCAGGCGGCAGCCGTGGAACGTCGGGTGAAGTCGGCCTACCAGACACAGCGGCGCCGCAACCGCCAGCACGTTCCAGATGTTAGAGATATATTCAAACCTCCTCGAATG AGTGACATGCCAAGTAAATACGAAGAGGGAAGTGAGAATTGGAAAAAAGATGTAACTTCAGCTTCAGCTG AAACAGATACTGAGCTGAACGTTGAAGTGGCGTTTTCAGAGCAGGCACTCACTTACAGGGGCAACCATCAGAGGTcaaaattcacaagtcctaagtCTCCAGATGACAAACTACca AACTTTAAACTGCTTAGAGATAAAACTGGTCAGACCAGAATAGGAGATCTGTCTCTGCTTGATATGAAAAAG GTACACAGATTAGTTCTAGTGGAATCGACTGCTCTGTTTGACACTGCAGGAATAGACCTTAAACCCCACAAAGCTGTCAAAATAAAGAGTAGAG AGAGTGGTCTGTTTGGTGTTCCTCTCACCTCGTTACTGGATCAGGACCAGAAGCGGGTTCCTGGGACCAAAGTGCCATTCATACTGCAAAGG CTCATCAGTCACATTGAGGAGCAGGGCTTAGACACAGAGGGGCTCCTCAGGATCCCTGGAGCCGCCACGAGAGTCAAG GCGCTGTGTCAGGAGCTTGAGTCCTCTTTCTATGATGGCACGTTTCCATGGGAACATTTGAAACAGCATGATGCTGCTAGCCTTTTAAAGCTGTTCATCAGGGAGTTGCCCCACCCTTTACTGACTGTGGAATACCTCAACGCATTTATTGCTATCGATA AACTTCCTATaaagaaacagcagctgcatgCTTTGAACCTGTTGGtccttttgttgcctgaggcaaaTCGGGATACTTTGAAG ACACTTGTGGAGTTTTTCCAGCGTGTGATCGACCACCAGGCTGAGAATAAAATGACCCTCAATAATGTTTCAGTCATCATGGCGCCCAACATCTTCATGTTTAAGGGATTCCGCTCAAAGATTACAGAACAACAGGAGTACTCCATGGCAGCAGGCACAGCTAACATTGTCCGGCTGCTAATCAGATACCAGAATCTTTTATGGACT ATCCCCAAATTCATTATGAATCAGGTCCGACAGCAAAATATGGAAAACCAGCGCAAGCAAAAAGAGAGGGCTGTAAGGAAGCTGCTTAAGATGATTACCACCGACAAACCATCTGAGAGGACCATCCCAGAG GAGAGCTCACAGGGGTTCATACGCATCCATGCGCCGCAGTTCCGTAAAGTCTCCATGGCTGTTGAGCTGACTGAAGACCTGCAAGCTTCTGATGTGTTGACACGCTTCCTCAGCCAggacag GTCGTTGGTTGTGAAACCAGAAGATCTGTCTCTTTATGAGATCGGAGGCAACATCA AGGAGAGGTGTCTAGATGGAGAGACGTACATGAAAGACCTCATCCAACTGAACCCAACAGCAGAGTGGGTCATCAAAGTGGTGCAGAGATAA
- the arhgap18 gene encoding rho GTPase-activating protein 18 isoform X2, whose product MWNQGMVYFRRLSYCCRRTGHYTIQQHQNTHGDQHGPSTTADGTKPTQPLPIPRTQPPCSSPRHSPRTLPSCQRCNSQDSLDELEMNDYWKEVENIASSERGAGRGDGEGDGEAHEEEHQKIPEEGEQAEAWLKEAGLEGLYDSSLEGNSDQEEDNVGFLSTLTRTQAAAVERRVKSAYQTQRRRNRQHVPDVRDIFKPPRMSDMPSKYEEGSENWKKDVTSASAETDTELNVEVAFSEQALTYRGNHQRSKFTSPKSPDDKLPNFKLLRDKTGQTRIGDLSLLDMKKVHRLVLVESTALFDTAGIDLKPHKAVKIKSRESGLFGVPLTSLLDQDQKRVPGTKVPFILQRLISHIEEQGLDTEGLLRIPGAATRVKALCQELESSFYDGTFPWEHLKQHDAASLLKLFIRELPHPLLTVEYLNAFIAIDKLPIKKQQLHALNLLVLLLPEANRDTLKTLVEFFQRVIDHQAENKMTLNNVSVIMAPNIFMFKGFRSKITEQQEYSMAAGTANIVRLLIRYQNLLWTIPKFIMNQVRQQNMENQRKQKERAVRKLLKMITTDKPSERTIPEESSQGFIRIHAPQFRKVSMAVELTEDLQASDVLTRFLSQDRSLVVKPEDLSLYEIGGNIKERCLDGETYMKDLIQLNPTAEWVIKVVQR is encoded by the exons ATGTGGAATCAGGGAATGGTTTATTTCAGGCGCCTCAGCTACTGTTG TCGCAGAACGGGCCACTACAcgatccagcagcaccagaacacACACGGCGACCAGCATGGACCCTCCACGACCGCTGACGGGACAAAACCCACTCAGCCGCTGCCCATCCCGAGGACCCAGCCCCCCTGCAGCAGCCCCAGACACAGCCCCAGAACGCTGCCCTCGTGTCAGCGCTGCAACTCTCAG GACTCTCTAGACGAGCTGGAGATGAACGACTACTGGAAGGAAGTGGAGAACATCGCCAGCTCTGAacgaggagcaggaagaggggaCGGTGAAGGAGACGGGGAAGCGCACGAGGAGGAGCATCAGAAAATTCCTGAGG agGGTGAACAGGCAGAAGCATGGCTAAAGGAGGCGGGGCTTGAAGGGCTCTATGACAGCTCATTGGAGGGCAACTCGGATCAG GAAGAAGACAACGTGGGGTTCCTGTCGACACTGACCAGAACGCAGGCGGCAGCCGTGGAACGTCGGGTGAAGTCGGCCTACCAGACACAGCGGCGCCGCAACCGCCAGCACGTTCCAGATGTTAGAGATATATTCAAACCTCCTCGAATG AGTGACATGCCAAGTAAATACGAAGAGGGAAGTGAGAATTGGAAAAAAGATGTAACTTCAGCTTCAGCTG AAACAGATACTGAGCTGAACGTTGAAGTGGCGTTTTCAGAGCAGGCACTCACTTACAGGGGCAACCATCAGAGGTcaaaattcacaagtcctaagtCTCCAGATGACAAACTACca AACTTTAAACTGCTTAGAGATAAAACTGGTCAGACCAGAATAGGAGATCTGTCTCTGCTTGATATGAAAAAG GTACACAGATTAGTTCTAGTGGAATCGACTGCTCTGTTTGACACTGCAGGAATAGACCTTAAACCCCACAAAGCTGTCAAAATAAAGAGTAGAG AGAGTGGTCTGTTTGGTGTTCCTCTCACCTCGTTACTGGATCAGGACCAGAAGCGGGTTCCTGGGACCAAAGTGCCATTCATACTGCAAAGG CTCATCAGTCACATTGAGGAGCAGGGCTTAGACACAGAGGGGCTCCTCAGGATCCCTGGAGCCGCCACGAGAGTCAAG GCGCTGTGTCAGGAGCTTGAGTCCTCTTTCTATGATGGCACGTTTCCATGGGAACATTTGAAACAGCATGATGCTGCTAGCCTTTTAAAGCTGTTCATCAGGGAGTTGCCCCACCCTTTACTGACTGTGGAATACCTCAACGCATTTATTGCTATCGATA AACTTCCTATaaagaaacagcagctgcatgCTTTGAACCTGTTGGtccttttgttgcctgaggcaaaTCGGGATACTTTGAAG ACACTTGTGGAGTTTTTCCAGCGTGTGATCGACCACCAGGCTGAGAATAAAATGACCCTCAATAATGTTTCAGTCATCATGGCGCCCAACATCTTCATGTTTAAGGGATTCCGCTCAAAGATTACAGAACAACAGGAGTACTCCATGGCAGCAGGCACAGCTAACATTGTCCGGCTGCTAATCAGATACCAGAATCTTTTATGGACT ATCCCCAAATTCATTATGAATCAGGTCCGACAGCAAAATATGGAAAACCAGCGCAAGCAAAAAGAGAGGGCTGTAAGGAAGCTGCTTAAGATGATTACCACCGACAAACCATCTGAGAGGACCATCCCAGAG GAGAGCTCACAGGGGTTCATACGCATCCATGCGCCGCAGTTCCGTAAAGTCTCCATGGCTGTTGAGCTGACTGAAGACCTGCAAGCTTCTGATGTGTTGACACGCTTCCTCAGCCAggacag GTCGTTGGTTGTGAAACCAGAAGATCTGTCTCTTTATGAGATCGGAGGCAACATCA AGGAGAGGTGTCTAGATGGAGAGACGTACATGAAAGACCTCATCCAACTGAACCCAACAGCAGAGTGGGTCATCAAAGTGGTGCAGAGATAA